In the Melospiza melodia melodia isolate bMelMel2 unplaced genomic scaffold, bMelMel2.pri scaffold_347, whole genome shotgun sequence genome, one interval contains:
- the LOC134434326 gene encoding peroxisomal biogenesis factor 19-like produces MAAEPGPGPGADAELEELLESALDDFERSRPAPPAPAGSSCPPSPPSAADSAKDSLFSSQERFFQELFEGELAAQAAAEFQEAMQELARQEPQLVEQFQKLSEAAGKVGSDAASQQEFTSCLKETLSGLAKNANDLQNSPGSEEELAKALEGLGLDEGGGDGVLPVMRSIMESLLSKDVLYPSLKEITEKYPEWLRQHEGSLPPEQRARFGQQQALMLRICAELERERPEEPEGQRRERFETLLDLMQQLQDLGHPPKELAGDTPPGLNLTGEQCRLM; encoded by the exons ATGGCGGCGGAGCCGGGTCCGGGCCCGGGGGCCGACGCggagttggaggagctgctggaga GTGCCCTGGACGACTTTGAGCGCAGCCGCCCCGCGCCCCCTGCCCCTGCCGGCTCCTCCTgccccccttcccctccctcagCCGCCGACTCCGCCAAG GACTCGCTGTTCTCCTCGCAGGAAAGGTTCTTCCAGGAGCTCTTTGAGGGCGAGCTGGCGGCGCAGGCGGCGGCTGAGTTCCAGGAGGCCATGCAGGAGCTGGCACGGCAGGAGCCACAGCTGGTGGAGCAGTTCCAGAAGCTCTCGGAGGCTGCTGGGAAAGTCG GCAGCGACGCGGCCTCGCAGCAGGAATTCACCTCCTGCCTCAAGGAGACGCTGAGCGGGCTGGCCAAGAACGCCAACGACCTCCAG AACTCGCCGGGATCCGAGGAGGAGCTGGCCaaggccctggaggggctggggctggacgAGGGCGGCGGCGACGGCGTCCTGCCCGTCATGCGCAGCATCATGGAGTCCCTGCTGTCCAAGGACGTGCTCTACCCCTCCCTCAAGGAGATCACCGagaag taCCCGGAGTGGCTGCGGCAGCACGAGGGCTCGCTGCCCCCGGAGCAGCGGGCGCGGTTCGGCCAGCAGCAGGCGCTGATGCTGCGGATCTGCGCCGAGCTGGAGCGGGAGCGGCCCGAGGAGCCCGAggggcagcgccgggagcgctTCGAGACCCTGCTGGACCTGATGCAGCAG ctGCAGGACCTGGGCCACCCCCCCAAGgagctggcaggggacaca CCGCCAGGACTGAACCTCACAGGGGAGCAGTGCCGCCTCATGTAG
- the LOC134434330 gene encoding LOW QUALITY PROTEIN: DDB1- and CUL4-associated factor 8-like (The sequence of the model RefSeq protein was modified relative to this genomic sequence to represent the inferred CDS: deleted 1 base in 1 codon), whose protein sequence is MSDKGGSMDGRTDIVNGSLSSSPEDMSAEEGRETSSGIEVEASDLSLSLTGDDAGAARGRASDSDSSGDKDSDSMDDTGHYSIPEEPRHDEDEEEEEEEEEEEPRARRRGPRKRPPHERDSSDEEQALEDWVASETWALPRPRWRAIPALRQRQLGGCSRFVAQACGARLFVQKFRLQHGLEGHTGCVNTLHFNQRGTRLASGSDDLKVLVWDWLRRRPVLQFDSGHKSNVFQAKFLPNSGDSTLAMCARDGQVRVAELSATQCCRSTKRVAQHKGASHKR, encoded by the exons ATGTCGGACAAGGGCGGCAGCATGGACGGCAGGACGGACATTGTCAACG gcagcctgtCCAGCAGCCCTGAGGACATGTCAGCCGAGGAGGGCCGCGAGACGTCCTCGGGGATCGAGGTGGAGGCGTCCgacctgagcctgagcctgacgGGCGACGACGCCGGGGCCGCGCGGGGCCGCGCCAGCGACAGCGACAGCTCCGGGGACAAGGACAGCGACAGCATGGACGACACCGGCCACTACTCCATCCCCGAGGAGCCCCGGcacgacgaggacgaggaggaggaggaggaggaggaggaggaagagccccGTGCCCGGCGCAGGGGCCCCCGCAAGCGGCCGCCCCACGAGCGCGACTCGTCCGACGAGGAGCAGGCGCTGGAGGACTGG GTGGCCTCGGAGACGTGGGCCCTGCCGCGGCCGCGCTGGCGGGCGATCCCGGCGCTGCGGCAGCGCCAGCTGGGCGGT TGCTCGCGTTTCGTGGCGCAGGCCTGCGGCGCCCGGCTCTTCGTGCAGAAATTCCGGCTGCAGCACGGCCTGGAGGGGCACACGGGCTGCGTGAACACGCTGCACTTCAACCAGAGGGGCACCCGCCTGGCCAGCGGCAGCGACGACCTCAAGGTGCTGGTGTGGGACTGGCTGAGGCGCCGGCCCGTGCTGCAGTTCGACAGCGGGCACAAGAGCAACGTCTTCCAG gcCAAGTTCCTGCCCAACAGCGGTGACTCCACGCTGGCCATGTGTGCCCGGGACGGGCAGGTGCGCGTGGCCGAGCTCTCGGCCACCCAGTGCTGCCGCAGCACCAAGCGTGTGGCCCAGCACAAGGGGGCTTCCCACAAg AGGTGA